A DNA window from Vanessa cardui chromosome 16, ilVanCard2.1, whole genome shotgun sequence contains the following coding sequences:
- the LOC124536105 gene encoding activating transcription factor 7-interacting protein 1: MQLILNTKTDIGIQRKMSAIEQESFDEKFSNKTLAEKVDDEIPNINEDCVKENVVEELNENEDFKTNDDTINDSENIPSECLNESSNNDCIENTNAIDLPEECCEQKQNDDKISNIIIEDEEPDNSDDVMVKQDEEKETDLKLSEEECNNVNGKNHEEEENVTSDVSENIAEELDKTLEETNEVLDDDVEVPSEKESDNNKEVKDDSVLNGEVISISDEKEEECITLTEHVVTGEEEKSNTSPNAESNNIATQHTDNESDDDHSSRDCISKDDIIDVPDATSGSSSVKPTTENNEVEQSKEIIEDAKDTNISSTKANEYEETENKNTNNNIKSTKKLPLICKLSNTLDILSDEEEEPVEKESQNKPSSPDEKQCINIEDDDDIMLIDEETNGKDEKQNPENADETKIDVKESGETPKTEVMDMETIENKETLNLNQDNANIAESDLNKTKEEEKPLESKPTQKPLLSVNFLKTCKKNLADMTRDELEEFCILKIVESVVDRSNLSEIKMQLKTLGQNIEEYKKKAMLLTKQNRDLQVVLKSVQEEQKKKSDVPITPLKITRSVGMQVFMTDKIAVRRKSALTSNAAQNNAICNNNTNRVKNQLNQSPKTPKTQTNANNTQQIPVPRLVPAVNNASNNKLQTPIAINSAKSPATTALPNGVRNSPPTPKPEKRPHSKMQQGNSVTVDLTDDEPPSKVLQRNVNPPVRLVSPQNLLAPQRQPFGTNISSPRKVYIPISGSQNQVRPGQTIMLKPIAPQGPRHRVPNILPKPSPNTNAVRMSRITRHPAPLPDSMKQYQPPNWKALPPAPELKLSKVENGIVISWKIDGYQEENQEEIASYQLYAYQETSSPPSTALWKKIGDVKALPLPMACTLTQFMAGYKYYFAVRAVDIRSRLGPFSAPGSILLLNKM, translated from the exons atgcaattaattttaaacactaaAACAGATATAGGCATTCAAAGGAAGATGTCAGCTATTGAACAAGAATCCTTTGATGAAAAATTTAGTAACAAGACTTTAGCAGAGAAAGTTGATGATGAAATTCCTAATATAAATGAAGATTGTGTTAAGGAAAATGTTGTAGAAGAGTTAAACGAAAATGAAGATTTTAAAACCAATGATGACACAATTAATGATAGTGAAAATATTCCTAGCGAATGCCTTAATGAATCAAGTAACAATGATTGTATAGAAAATACTAATGCCATTGACTTACCTGAAGAATGCTGTGAACAGAAACAAAATGATGATAAAatctctaatattataatagaagaTGAAGAACCAGATAACAGTGACGACGTGATGGTGAAACAGGACGAAGAGAAAGAGACTGATCTAAAATTAAGTGAAGAGGAATGTAATAATGTTAATGGAAAGAATCACGAGGAGGAAGAAAATGTAACAAGTGATGTCTCAGAGAATATAGCAGAGGAGTTGGACAAAACATTGGAAGAAACCAATGAGGTACTTGATGATGATGTAGAAGTTCCAAGTGAAAAGGAAtctgataataataaagaagtaaAAGATGATTCTGTCTTAAATGGAGAAGTTATCAGTATTTCAGATGAGAAAGAGGAAGAATGTATTACATTGACAGAACATGTCGTCACCGGTGAAGAAGAAAAATCAAATACATCACCAAATGCAGAAAGTAATAATATTGCTACACAACATACTGATAATGAGTCTGATGATGACCACAGCAGTCGTGACTGTATTTCAAAAGATGATATCATTGATGTACCAGACGCAACTTCTGGTTCATCAAGTGTTAAACCCACTACAGAAAACAATGAAGTAGAACAATCTAAGGAAATAATTGAGGATGCAAAGGATACAAATATAAGTAGTACTAAGGCTAATGAATATGaagaaacagaaaataaaaacaccaataataatattaaaagtacaaaaaagCTTCCACTTATATGTAAATTGTCAAACACTTTAGATATATTATCGGATGAAGAGGAAGAACCTGTAGAAAAAGAATCTCAAAATAAACCCTCAAGTCCTGATGAAAAACAATGTATTAATATagaagatgatgatgatatcaTGTTGATCGATGAAGAAACTAATGGTAAGGATGAAAAGCAGAATCCAGAAAATGCAGATGAAACCAAGATTGATGTAAAAGAGTCAGGTGAGACACCTAAAACAGAAGTAATGGACATGGAAACTATAGAAAATAAAG aaacaTTGAACTTGAATCAAGACAATGCAAATATTGCAGAgtctgatttaaataaaacgaaagaaGAAGAGAAACCCTTAGAAAGCAAACCAACACAAAAACCACTATTATCTgttaattttcttaaaacatGCAAGAAGAACTTGGCTGATATGACAAGAGATGAACTTGAggaattttgtatattaaaaattgtagaaAGTGTTGTAGATAGGAGTAatttaagtgaaataaaaatgcaaCTAAAAACATTGGGCCAAAATATTGAAGAATATAAGAAGAAAGCTATGCTGCTCACAAAGCAAAATAGAGACCTACAAGTAGTTTTAAAATCTGTCCAAGAAGAACAGAAGAAAAAATCAGATGTTCCAATTACTCCACTTAAGATAACAAGATCTGTTGGTATGCAGGTGTTTATGACGGATAAAATAGCTGTACGGAGAAAATCTGCATTAACGTCTAATGCTGCACAAAACAATGCAATTTGTAATAACAATACAAACAGAGTTAAGAACCAATTAAATCAAAGCCCTAAAACTCCTAAAACACAAACAAATGCTAATAATACTCAACAAATTCCCGTGCCTAGACTAGTTCCTGCAGTAAATAATGCAAGTAATAACAAACTTCAGACACCTATTGCAATTAATTCAGCAAAATCTCCAGCAACTACAGCTTTGCCTAATGGTGTAAGGAATTCACCCCCAACACCGAAACCAGAAAAGAGACCTCATAGTAAAATGCAACAGGGCAACTCAGTAACAGTTGATTTAACAGATGATGAGCCACCGTCTAAAGTACTGCAACGGAATGTGAATCCTCCAGTAAGATTAGTATCTCCACAAAACTTACTGGCTCCACAGAGACAACCATTTGGTACAAATATTAGTAGTCCCCGAAAAGTATATATTCCTATTAGTGGTTCACAAAATCAAGTTAGACCCGGTCAGACAATCATGCTCAAACCCATTGCACCTCAAG GCCCTCGACACAGAGTTCCAAATATTCTGCCAAAACCAAGTCCAAATACAAATGCAGTGAGAATGTCAAGAATAACAAGGCACCCTGCACCTTTACCAGACTCCATGAAGCAGTATCAACCTCCAAATTGGAAAGCTTTACCACCAGCACCAGAACTAAAACTGTCCAAAGTAGAAAATGGAATTGTAATATCATGGAAAATAGATGGATATCAAGAAGAGAACCAAGAAGAAATAGCTAGCTATCAGTTATACGCTTATCAAGAAACGTCATCACCCCCTAGCACAGCTTTGTGGAAAAAAATTGGTGATGTCAAAGCCCTACCTCTGCCTATGGCATGCACATTGACTCAGTTTATGGcaggatataaatattattttgcagtTAGAGCTGTTGATATTAGATCA